Proteins encoded within one genomic window of Methanobacteriales archaeon HGW-Methanobacteriales-1:
- a CDS encoding metal-dependent hydrolase — protein sequence MNLRWLGHSAFELITEENLKILIDPFISNNPSCTLPVEEMEADLICITHGHADHFGDALEIANRTSALVIANHEISIFFSRQGFETQGMNIGGSSQFHDIKITMVDAIHSSDIDFMEEITPGGKACGFIFELENGRKIYHAGDTSLFGDLKFVVGDFYKPDVALIPIGDRYTMGLKDASTAVKWISPQIVIPMHYNTFPVIEQDPEDFVDLVKNRIPNVEVIILNPGDTYTE from the coding sequence ATGAATCTAAGATGGCTGGGTCATTCAGCATTTGAGTTAATTACCGAGGAAAATTTAAAAATTCTCATAGATCCTTTCATTAGTAACAATCCTTCATGCACCCTACCTGTGGAAGAGATGGAAGCGGACTTAATTTGTATTACTCATGGCCATGCAGATCACTTTGGTGATGCCTTGGAAATTGCCAATCGTACAAGTGCTTTAGTAATTGCCAATCACGAAATATCTATTTTCTTTTCCAGGCAAGGTTTTGAAACCCAAGGAATGAATATTGGTGGTTCTTCTCAGTTCCATGATATTAAAATTACCATGGTTGATGCCATACATTCATCCGATATTGATTTCATGGAAGAAATTACTCCTGGGGGAAAGGCGTGCGGATTTATTTTTGAACTGGAAAATGGCCGTAAAATCTATCATGCTGGTGATACTTCTTTATTCGGTGATTTAAAGTTTGTTGTAGGTGATTTTTACAAACCAGATGTGGCTTTAATCCCAATTGGGGATCGATATACTATGGGCCTAAAAGACGCTTCAACTGCGGTGAAATGGATTTCTCCTCAAATAGTTATTCCTATGCACTACAACACATTTCCTGTAATAGAACAAGATCCTGAAGACTTTGTGGATTTAGTTAAAAATAGAATTCCTAATGTCGAGGTAATTATTCTAAATCCTGGTGACACCTACACTGAATGA
- a CDS encoding GTP-binding protein translates to MVNFFTKFFSKLFRRDQKLKIGLYGHPNSGKTTLANTMSEDWLGKPLGLISNIPHETRAVYKQEKVSIKQDGYELDFDIIDTPGIATKVDYKNFLEFGLNETEAKERAKEATKGIIEAIKWLDDVTGVLLVMDATKDPLTQANITIIGNLEARKIPFVIVANKTDLPESSPDRIISVFPQHTVVPISALQGENTGELYMAMIRKFK, encoded by the coding sequence ATGGTGAATTTTTTTACAAAATTTTTTTCTAAGCTATTCAGAAGGGATCAAAAGCTTAAAATAGGTCTTTACGGCCATCCAAATTCTGGAAAAACAACTTTGGCCAATACCATGTCTGAAGATTGGTTGGGCAAGCCATTAGGTTTGATATCTAATATTCCTCACGAAACCCGAGCTGTTTACAAACAGGAAAAGGTTTCTATTAAGCAGGATGGCTATGAACTGGACTTTGATATTATTGATACTCCTGGAATCGCCACCAAAGTAGATTACAAAAATTTCCTTGAATTTGGCCTTAATGAGACTGAAGCAAAAGAAAGGGCAAAAGAAGCCACAAAAGGTATAATTGAGGCCATTAAATGGCTTGATGATGTCACTGGAGTTTTACTGGTTATGGATGCTACTAAGGATCCTTTGACTCAGGCCAATATTACTATTATTGGGAATTTAGAGGCTAGAAAGATACCATTTGTAATAGTAGCTAATAAAACCGATCTTCCGGAATCATCACCAGATAGAATAATTTCGGTATTCCCACAGCATACTGTAGTTCCTATTTCAGCATTACAGGGAGAAAATACTGGTGAGTTATATATGGCAATGATAAGAAAATTTAAATGA
- a CDS encoding DUF2073 domain-containing protein, producing the protein MEGLKMEFLSSDALEGSSSMEKISMIINRVKSGEILVIEGGLTPSEEAELIETTMREIDIENFVGIDIHTLERNEKSFFGFSKKKTIGLTIIGPANVMRSVKKKSNFLSMIAELGDSGASVH; encoded by the coding sequence ATGGAAGGATTAAAAATGGAATTTTTATCATCTGATGCTCTGGAGGGAAGCAGCAGTATGGAAAAAATTTCCATGATTATAAATAGGGTTAAATCTGGAGAGATATTGGTTATAGAAGGAGGACTTACTCCTTCTGAAGAAGCAGAACTTATTGAAACTACAATGAGGGAGATTGACATTGAAAATTTTGTTGGAATTGATATTCACACCTTAGAACGGAACGAAAAATCATTTTTTGGTTTTTCTAAGAAGAAAACCATAGGTCTGACTATAATTGGCCCAGCAAATGTAATGAGATCTGTCAAGAAAAAATCTAATTTCCTTTCCATGATAGCAGAACTTGGTGATTCTGGTGCATCAGTGCATTAA